From one Erythrobacter sp. HKB08 genomic stretch:
- a CDS encoding nitronate monooxygenase family protein: MPFRMTEMVGCEFPLFAFSHCRDVVAAVSRAGGFGVLGAVSFTPEQLEQELAWIDDHVDGKPYGVDVLIPEVQAVEKQVTSDEIVALIPSEYRDFTRQILSEAGISDDGTSPLGGSQRPNTSLGQELLEVSFNHPVRLIANALGTAPPEMIAAGKKHGIPVAALVGAKEHAMKQIEAGVDIIVAQGGEGGGHCGEVSTIVLIPEVLEAIEEAGKDIPVLAAGGIMNGRQMAGMMAMGAAGAWCGSVWLATSESETNEVFREKMVEATSRDTIRSKHRTGKYSRQLRSGWHARWEEQGMPALPMPLMMLLSEPVLRAIDKAAVNGNPQAQALCTYFVGQGVGLVREVRGAGAVVQDFKEDFLRGFENLSEALA, from the coding sequence ATGCCGTTCCGGATGACCGAGATGGTGGGATGCGAATTCCCGCTGTTCGCCTTTTCGCATTGCCGCGACGTGGTCGCCGCCGTGAGTCGCGCAGGCGGCTTCGGAGTGCTGGGCGCGGTGAGCTTCACGCCCGAACAGCTCGAACAGGAACTTGCCTGGATCGACGATCACGTGGATGGCAAGCCCTACGGCGTCGACGTGCTCATCCCCGAAGTGCAGGCGGTCGAAAAGCAGGTCACCTCCGACGAGATCGTCGCCCTGATCCCGAGCGAATATCGCGACTTCACGCGCCAGATCCTGAGCGAAGCGGGGATCAGCGACGACGGAACTTCGCCGCTCGGCGGATCGCAGCGCCCCAATACCTCGCTCGGGCAGGAATTGCTCGAAGTCAGCTTCAACCACCCGGTCCGGCTGATCGCCAATGCACTCGGGACCGCACCGCCGGAAATGATCGCTGCAGGCAAGAAGCACGGCATCCCCGTCGCGGCGCTCGTCGGTGCGAAGGAGCATGCGATGAAGCAGATCGAGGCCGGGGTCGACATCATCGTCGCACAAGGCGGCGAAGGCGGCGGGCACTGCGGCGAGGTCTCGACCATCGTGCTGATCCCCGAAGTACTCGAAGCGATCGAGGAAGCGGGCAAGGACATTCCCGTCCTCGCGGCAGGCGGCATCATGAATGGCCGGCAGATGGCCGGGATGATGGCGATGGGCGCGGCGGGCGCATGGTGCGGAAGCGTGTGGCTCGCCACCAGCGAATCCGAGACCAACGAAGTCTTCCGCGAGAAGATGGTCGAGGCGACCAGCCGCGACACCATCCGCTCCAAGCACCGTACCGGCAAGTACAGCCGCCAGCTGCGTTCCGGCTGGCATGCGCGGTGGGAGGAACAGGGCATGCCCGCCCTCCCCATGCCGCTGATGATGCTGCTGTCCGAACCGGTGCTGCGCGCGATCGACAAGGCAGCGGTCAACGGGAACCCGCAGGCGCAGGCGCTGTGCACCTATTTCGTCGGCCAGGGCGTCGGCCTCGTGCGCGAAGTGCGCGGCGCGGGCGCGGTCGTGCAGGACTTCAAGGAAGACTTCCTGCGCGGCTTCGAGAACCTGTCCGAGGCGCTGGCATGA
- a CDS encoding NAD(P)/FAD-dependent oxidoreductase: protein MSALPRVCIIGAGCSGFTTAKRLQDFGIPFDIFEASDDIGGNWYFDNPNGMSACYKSLHIDTSKWRFAFEDYPVPDDWPDYPHHSQLLQYFHDYVDHFGLREHITFNTRVEKAKRREGGGWDITLSSGETRSYDALAVANGHHWAARIPDYPGEFTGEQLHSHSYRSPFEPVDCVGKRVLVVGMGNSAMDIASELSQRPMADKLFVSTRRGVWIFPKYFRGQPLDKNPAPAWMPKKVRQWLGARMVKNLVGKMSDYGLPEPEIGPFESHGTVSGEFLLRAGSGDLTVKPAIEKLDGDGVVFTDGTREQIDVIVWATGYDISFPFFDEPSFKADADNRPPPLFKRIMKPEVPDLFYMGLAQPLPTLVNFAEQQSKLVAAYLAGEYAPPPPETMHAIIAADEEYHTGQYYKARRHTIQLDFDDYVRDLKKEIERGRKRAEKQGKAMPVPAAA, encoded by the coding sequence ATGAGCGCCCTTCCGCGCGTCTGCATAATCGGCGCGGGCTGTTCGGGCTTTACCACGGCCAAGCGGCTGCAGGACTTCGGCATCCCCTTCGACATTTTCGAAGCCTCGGACGACATCGGCGGCAACTGGTATTTCGACAATCCGAACGGCATGTCCGCCTGCTACAAGAGCCTGCATATCGACACCTCGAAATGGCGCTTCGCGTTCGAGGACTATCCGGTTCCCGACGACTGGCCCGACTACCCGCATCATTCGCAGCTGCTGCAGTATTTTCACGACTACGTGGATCACTTCGGCCTGCGCGAACACATCACCTTCAACACGCGGGTCGAGAAAGCGAAACGGCGCGAAGGCGGCGGGTGGGACATCACCCTCTCGAGCGGCGAGACGCGCAGCTACGATGCGCTCGCGGTCGCCAACGGGCACCACTGGGCCGCGCGCATCCCGGATTACCCGGGCGAGTTCACCGGCGAACAGCTGCATTCCCACAGCTACCGCAGCCCGTTCGAGCCTGTCGATTGCGTTGGCAAGCGCGTACTGGTCGTCGGCATGGGCAATTCTGCGATGGATATCGCAAGCGAGCTTTCGCAGCGGCCCATGGCGGACAAGCTGTTCGTATCGACTCGGCGCGGCGTGTGGATCTTCCCGAAATACTTTCGCGGCCAGCCGCTCGACAAGAACCCGGCGCCTGCATGGATGCCCAAGAAGGTGCGCCAGTGGCTCGGCGCGCGCATGGTCAAGAACCTCGTCGGCAAGATGAGCGATTACGGCCTGCCCGAACCGGAAATCGGCCCGTTCGAAAGCCACGGCACCGTGTCGGGCGAGTTCCTGCTTCGGGCCGGATCGGGCGACCTGACGGTCAAGCCCGCGATCGAGAAGCTCGACGGCGACGGGGTCGTCTTCACCGACGGCACGCGCGAGCAGATCGATGTGATCGTCTGGGCGACAGGCTACGACATCAGCTTCCCCTTCTTCGACGAACCTTCGTTCAAGGCGGATGCCGACAACCGCCCGCCGCCGCTGTTCAAGCGGATCATGAAGCCGGAGGTGCCGGACCTGTTCTACATGGGGTTAGCCCAGCCTCTGCCGACGCTGGTCAATTTCGCCGAGCAGCAGTCCAAGCTGGTCGCGGCCTATCTCGCAGGGGAATATGCCCCGCCACCGCCTGAGACGATGCACGCGATCATCGCGGCGGACGAGGAATATCACACCGGCCAGTACTACAAGGCGCGCCGGCACACGATCCAGCTCGACTTCGACGACTACGTCCGCGACCTGAAGAAAGAGATCGAGCGCGGCCGGAAGCGGGCGGAGAAACAGGGCAAGGCAATGCCCGTCCCGGCTGCCGCCTAG
- a CDS encoding hotdog fold thioesterase has translation MSDDMIWWGGKLPPLEPMTSLGEGCMPGFLGIEFLEAGNDWVTARMPVNERTQQPFKRLHGGASVVLAETIGSVAASFCIDREKFVAVGMEINANHVRPAYSGYVTAKAEAVNIGRTTQIWSIRITDDTGKLVCISRLTMAVIPQERR, from the coding sequence ATGAGCGACGACATGATCTGGTGGGGCGGCAAGCTCCCGCCCCTCGAACCGATGACCTCGCTGGGCGAGGGCTGCATGCCGGGTTTCCTCGGCATCGAATTCCTCGAAGCCGGCAATGACTGGGTTACCGCCCGCATGCCGGTGAACGAGCGCACGCAGCAGCCGTTCAAGCGCCTGCATGGCGGAGCCTCGGTCGTGCTTGCCGAAACCATCGGCTCGGTCGCGGCGAGTTTCTGCATCGACCGCGAAAAATTCGTAGCGGTCGGCATGGAGATCAACGCCAACCACGTGCGCCCGGCCTATTCGGGCTACGTCACCGCGAAGGCGGAGGCGGTGAACATCGGTCGCACGACGCAGATCTGGTCGATCCGCATCACCGACGATACCGGAAAGCTTGTTTGCATTTCGCGCCTGACCATGGCGGTCATCCCGCAGGAGCGCCGCTAG
- a CDS encoding DUF885 family protein, with product MKTIRLALLATAAFALPAAPALADDHAETEFVEASPEAESEALFMLFEDADKRSLELNPIGRLFRGDTTNADRLGDYLTDAMWIAGKLDTQLNLALLAQIDRSKLDATGQLAYDVFKYDQEQALQASTDEIRALTEVRPVNHFSGFHTFYPTFASGQSAAPFKTVENYEDNLSRHDDYIAINDRAIAKFREGMDSGVVETKLTIGNVIKQFDTQLAIPIAESQFMKPTTMFPEDFSEEDKARLTAAYEAKTAEIYAAHERMRDFLRDEYLAVAREEVGLSQMKGGDKLYAQLIEQTTTLPLTADYLHDLGLSEVARIKGEIEKVKAEVGFEGTLNEFFDYVRTDEQFKPESREWLTEDYYRIGREVDEKIGEYFSVLPVTPLEIKPYDPAIEQFSAGGSYQQGAPDGSRPGTFYFNAYDLPSRLTTGNVTLYLHEGAPGHHFQISLAQENEALPAFMRFGGTTAFIEGWALYSETLGYEMGFFDDPWNRYGTLQDEQLRAMRLVVDTGLHSKGWSRDQAIEFMLENSGMTRTEVVSEVERYIAIPSQALAYKVGALKIQELRQKAEAELGEDFDIKEFHNQVLGTGALPLAVLEQKINRWIEASK from the coding sequence ATGAAGACTATCCGCCTTGCCCTTCTCGCAACCGCTGCGTTCGCCCTTCCGGCAGCCCCTGCGCTTGCCGACGACCATGCCGAGACCGAGTTCGTCGAAGCCTCGCCCGAGGCCGAAAGCGAAGCGCTCTTCATGCTGTTCGAGGATGCCGACAAGCGCAGCCTCGAGCTGAACCCCATCGGCCGCCTGTTCCGCGGCGACACCACCAATGCCGACCGTCTGGGCGATTACCTGACCGATGCGATGTGGATCGCGGGCAAGCTCGACACGCAGCTCAACCTCGCGCTGCTCGCACAGATCGACCGCTCCAAGCTCGATGCGACCGGCCAGCTCGCCTACGACGTTTTCAAATACGACCAGGAACAGGCGCTCCAAGCCAGCACGGATGAAATCCGCGCACTGACCGAAGTGCGCCCGGTGAACCACTTCTCCGGCTTCCACACCTTCTACCCGACCTTCGCCAGCGGGCAGAGCGCGGCGCCGTTCAAGACCGTCGAGAATTACGAGGACAACCTCAGCCGTCACGACGACTACATCGCCATCAACGACCGCGCGATTGCGAAATTCCGCGAAGGCATGGACAGCGGCGTGGTCGAGACCAAGCTGACCATCGGCAATGTCATCAAGCAGTTCGACACGCAGCTCGCGATCCCGATCGCGGAATCGCAGTTCATGAAGCCGACCACCATGTTCCCGGAAGACTTCTCCGAGGAAGACAAGGCGCGCCTGACCGCAGCCTATGAAGCCAAGACGGCGGAAATCTACGCCGCGCACGAGCGCATGCGCGACTTCCTGCGCGACGAATATCTCGCGGTCGCACGCGAGGAAGTCGGCCTCAGCCAGATGAAGGGCGGCGACAAGCTCTATGCCCAGCTGATCGAGCAGACGACCACGCTGCCGCTGACTGCCGATTACCTCCACGACCTTGGCCTCAGCGAAGTCGCCCGCATCAAGGGCGAGATCGAGAAGGTGAAAGCGGAAGTCGGCTTCGAGGGCACGCTCAACGAGTTCTTCGACTACGTCCGCACCGACGAGCAGTTCAAGCCGGAAAGCCGCGAGTGGCTGACCGAGGACTATTATCGCATCGGGCGCGAAGTCGACGAGAAGATCGGCGAGTACTTCTCCGTGCTCCCGGTCACCCCGCTCGAGATCAAGCCCTACGATCCGGCGATCGAGCAGTTCAGCGCGGGCGGTTCCTACCAGCAGGGCGCCCCCGACGGTTCGCGCCCCGGCACTTTCTACTTCAACGCCTACGACCTGCCGAGCCGCCTTACGACCGGCAACGTCACGCTCTACCTGCACGAAGGCGCGCCGGGCCACCACTTCCAGATCAGCCTCGCGCAGGAAAACGAGGCGCTGCCTGCTTTCATGCGCTTCGGTGGCACCACCGCCTTCATCGAGGGCTGGGCGCTCTATTCCGAGACGCTCGGCTACGAAATGGGCTTCTTCGATGATCCGTGGAACCGCTATGGCACGCTGCAGGACGAGCAGCTTCGCGCCATGCGCCTCGTCGTCGACACGGGCCTGCATTCCAAGGGCTGGAGCCGCGACCAGGCAATCGAATTCATGCTCGAAAATTCGGGCATGACCCGGACCGAAGTGGTCTCGGAAGTCGAGCGCTACATTGCGATCCCGAGCCAGGCGCTCGCCTACAAGGTCGGCGCGCTCAAGATCCAGGAACTGCGCCAGAAGGCCGAAGCCGAACTGGGCGAGGATTTCGATATCAAGGAATTCCACAACCAGGTGCTCGGCACCGGTGCGCTTCCGCTCGCGGTGCTCGAACAGAAGATCAACCGCTGGATTGAGGCCTCGAAGTAA
- a CDS encoding MBL fold metallo-hydrolase, producing MRLAGVALAAALVSSPALADRVPTCSSELVVLGAGQDAGAPQIGNADDDGPRLLPSSLALIDRAEGKRYLFDATPAITEQLAALDRIEPPSEGLGIDGVFLTHAHIGHYLGLAYLGREAAGAKAVPVHAMPRMAEFLRSNGPWSQLVELGNIEIRETRKSRWFLPAEEAWRPAEPQFLSTGIAATAFPVPHRDEYSETVGWVAFNPDTFSFLYLPDIDSWEEWEEKSALYSLETQIARVQYAFIDATFWDDNELLDENGVGRDMSEIPHPRVTETMDRLQHLPPHERAKVHFIHYNHTNPIRDPDSAESAEVRERGFRVAREGMRFCLD from the coding sequence ATGCGTCTCGCCGGCGTGGCGCTTGCAGCTGCGCTCGTTTCCTCGCCCGCCCTCGCCGACCGGGTGCCGACATGCTCCAGCGAGCTCGTCGTCCTTGGAGCCGGGCAGGATGCCGGCGCGCCGCAGATCGGCAACGCGGATGACGATGGGCCGCGCCTGCTTCCCTCGTCGCTCGCGCTGATCGACCGGGCGGAAGGCAAGCGATACCTGTTTGACGCGACGCCCGCGATCACCGAGCAGCTGGCCGCGCTCGACCGGATCGAGCCGCCAAGCGAAGGGCTGGGGATCGACGGTGTCTTCCTGACCCATGCGCATATCGGCCATTACCTCGGCCTCGCCTATCTCGGGCGCGAGGCGGCTGGCGCGAAGGCCGTGCCGGTGCATGCCATGCCGCGCATGGCCGAGTTCCTGCGCAGCAACGGGCCGTGGAGCCAGCTGGTCGAACTCGGCAATATCGAGATCAGGGAGACGCGGAAGTCGCGTTGGTTTTTGCCCGCAGAAGAAGCGTGGAGGCCCGCCGAACCGCAGTTCCTGTCCACCGGCATCGCAGCCACGGCATTTCCTGTTCCGCACCGGGATGAATATTCGGAAACGGTCGGCTGGGTCGCGTTCAATCCCGACACCTTCAGTTTCCTCTACCTGCCCGACATCGATAGCTGGGAGGAATGGGAGGAGAAGTCGGCCTTATATTCGCTCGAAACCCAGATCGCGAGAGTGCAATATGCCTTCATCGATGCGACCTTCTGGGACGACAACGAACTGCTCGACGAAAACGGGGTGGGGCGCGACATGTCGGAGATCCCGCATCCGCGCGTAACCGAGACGATGGACCGGCTCCAGCACCTGCCGCCTCACGAGCGCGCGAAGGTGCATTTTATCCATTACAACCACACCAATCCGATCCGCGATCCCGACAGTGCGGAAAGCGCTGAGGTGCGCGAACGCGGCTTCAGGGTCGCGCGCGAAGGCATGCGCTTCTGCCTCGACTGA
- a CDS encoding amidohydrolase family protein — MHFKTILAAGAALIATPALADTTVIHAGSVITDASGTATGPATITVTDGRIVSIVDGFQPTPEGATMVHLPDHTVLPGLIDLHTHLSGDPSGEFWRAATSPPEWYTLVAAKNAHITAKAGFTTVRDLGSRSDQVTQSLRAATADGMLPGPRIVTSGRTIAIVGGHGDTNGFRREVNDALGTSFACTGTVQCAEMVRTASKYGADLIKITATGGVLSQQGRGLEAHFSDAEMKAIVDTANSLGLKVAAHAHGARGIEAAARAGVHTIEHGTYIDAQAGKVMRENGTILVPTLMAFQGIKENLGTGFYTPVVEEKVRAVGPYAESIVQRANEFGVKVAFGTDAGVFPHGENAGELALMKAGGMSDRQVLASATSVAAEVIGMENEIGKLAPGYSADIIAVKGNPLTDVTVLEEVDWVMVRGRVIE, encoded by the coding sequence ATGCATTTCAAAACCATTCTCGCCGCAGGTGCGGCTCTCATCGCGACACCGGCGCTGGCCGACACGACGGTCATTCATGCTGGCTCGGTGATTACCGATGCTTCCGGCACGGCGACCGGACCCGCTACTATCACCGTGACCGACGGGCGCATCGTCAGCATTGTCGACGGCTTCCAGCCGACGCCCGAAGGCGCGACCATGGTCCACCTGCCCGACCACACAGTACTGCCGGGCCTGATCGACCTGCATACGCACCTTTCCGGGGACCCCAGTGGCGAGTTCTGGCGCGCGGCGACCAGTCCGCCCGAATGGTACACGCTGGTCGCGGCGAAGAATGCGCATATCACTGCAAAAGCGGGCTTCACCACCGTGCGCGATCTCGGCTCGCGCAGCGACCAGGTCACGCAATCGCTGCGCGCTGCGACAGCCGACGGGATGTTGCCGGGGCCGAGGATTGTGACCTCCGGCCGCACTATCGCGATCGTCGGCGGGCACGGGGACACCAACGGGTTCCGCCGCGAAGTCAACGACGCGCTCGGCACGAGCTTCGCCTGCACCGGGACGGTGCAATGCGCGGAAATGGTGCGGACCGCTTCGAAATACGGTGCCGACCTGATCAAGATCACGGCCACCGGCGGCGTGCTCAGCCAGCAGGGCCGCGGGCTCGAAGCGCATTTCTCCGATGCGGAGATGAAGGCGATTGTCGACACCGCCAATTCGCTCGGCCTCAAGGTCGCTGCGCACGCACATGGCGCACGCGGGATCGAAGCCGCGGCGCGCGCGGGCGTCCACACGATCGAGCACGGCACCTATATCGACGCGCAGGCGGGCAAGGTCATGCGCGAGAACGGTACGATCCTGGTGCCTACTTTGATGGCCTTCCAGGGGATCAAGGAAAACCTCGGGACCGGTTTCTACACCCCGGTGGTGGAAGAGAAGGTGCGCGCAGTCGGCCCATATGCCGAAAGCATTGTCCAGCGCGCCAACGAGTTCGGCGTAAAAGTCGCCTTCGGGACCGACGCCGGGGTCTTCCCGCACGGCGAGAACGCAGGCGAGCTTGCGCTTATGAAGGCCGGCGGGATGAGCGACCGGCAGGTGCTCGCCAGTGCGACGAGCGTCGCTGCCGAGGTGATCGGGATGGAGAACGAGATCGGCAAGCTCGCTCCGGGCTATTCGGCGGATATCATCGCGGTGAAAGGCAATCCGCTGACCGATGTCACCGTGCTCGAGGAAGTCGACTGGGTGATGGTGCGCGGCCGGGTCATCGAGTGA
- a CDS encoding S9 family peptidase: MTRKLVLAATLLGSVSIAATAAARPMTPEDVAKLESVGAMAVSPDGSRVAYTTASLPDVTEGEDNGSFRQELKIATAPNTAAAYLPADISPSGVTFSPDGSMVSFVWAKDDDKRAVWGVPVYGGAQRKLAEVADTNVRSYAWAPDGSAIYMLASAEADKQRDTQSKGGFNAVVYEEEDRLNRLFRATVGENVDGEPQEIVIPGYVSSFDIASDGRTGVVQSAPTPNVDDSYTAKRAHVIDLTSGRVTALVETPGKLGDVEISPDGAQLSMIAGVDINDPADTTLHLVDVSTGNYRALNAGAAEAAVDAEWLPDGRLAAVIHVGAQSRLRIYNADGSVAEEIDPGALILTGVEAAGNTIAVSANSPTHPTELFVWNNGAFQRWTTHNPWLSEIDFATQRTLTYTARDGQEVEGILIEPLGGAPAGGAPTIMMVHGGPEAHYSNGWLTAYSMPGQVGAGEGYAVFHPNYRGSTAYGTAFSKAHQNDYAGKEFNDIVDAKRHLVAEGIADGDRTGITGGSYGGYASAWGATALSEEYAAAVMFVGISNQISKFGTTDIPVEMFNVHSRKWPWENWMGMLEVSPIYHVDKAETPILIMHGAEDTRVAPSQSYELYRNIKVRKPDTPVRLVLYPGEGHGNRLAASRYDYNLRMMRWFDTYLKTGDRDAPLPAPRPQLAEGAKGAKASEE; the protein is encoded by the coding sequence ATGACTCGCAAGCTTGTGCTCGCCGCTACCCTGCTCGGCTCGGTTTCGATTGCCGCCACCGCCGCAGCCCGCCCGATGACCCCGGAAGATGTCGCCAAGCTGGAAAGCGTCGGCGCCATGGCCGTCTCCCCCGATGGCAGCCGCGTCGCCTACACGACCGCCAGCCTGCCCGACGTGACCGAGGGTGAGGACAATGGCAGCTTCCGCCAGGAACTGAAGATCGCCACTGCACCGAACACCGCGGCGGCCTACCTCCCGGCCGACATCAGCCCGTCGGGCGTGACCTTCTCGCCCGATGGCAGCATGGTCAGCTTCGTCTGGGCCAAGGACGATGATAAGCGCGCCGTTTGGGGCGTGCCGGTCTATGGCGGCGCGCAGCGCAAGCTCGCCGAAGTCGCCGACACCAACGTTCGCTCCTACGCCTGGGCGCCGGACGGCAGCGCGATCTACATGCTCGCCAGTGCCGAGGCGGACAAGCAGCGCGACACGCAGAGCAAGGGCGGCTTCAACGCCGTCGTCTACGAGGAAGAAGACCGCCTCAACCGCCTGTTCCGCGCCACCGTCGGCGAGAATGTCGATGGCGAGCCGCAGGAAATCGTCATCCCGGGATATGTCAGCAGCTTCGATATCGCATCCGATGGTCGCACCGGTGTCGTGCAGAGCGCGCCGACCCCGAATGTCGACGACAGCTACACCGCCAAACGCGCTCATGTGATCGACCTGACGAGCGGCCGCGTGACCGCGCTGGTCGAGACCCCGGGCAAGCTCGGCGATGTCGAGATTTCGCCCGACGGCGCGCAGCTCTCGATGATCGCAGGCGTCGATATCAACGATCCGGCGGACACCACGCTGCACCTCGTCGATGTGTCGACCGGTAACTACCGCGCGCTCAACGCCGGCGCTGCCGAAGCCGCGGTCGATGCCGAATGGCTACCCGACGGACGCCTCGCCGCCGTCATCCATGTCGGCGCGCAGAGCCGCCTTCGCATCTACAACGCCGATGGCTCGGTCGCCGAGGAAATCGATCCGGGCGCGCTGATCCTGACCGGCGTCGAGGCGGCAGGCAACACCATCGCGGTTTCGGCCAACAGCCCGACCCACCCGACCGAGCTGTTCGTGTGGAACAACGGCGCGTTCCAGCGCTGGACGACGCACAACCCGTGGCTCTCGGAAATCGACTTCGCCACCCAGCGCACGCTGACCTACACCGCGCGCGACGGGCAGGAAGTCGAGGGCATCCTGATCGAACCGCTCGGCGGCGCACCGGCTGGCGGCGCACCGACCATCATGATGGTCCATGGCGGTCCGGAAGCGCATTATTCGAACGGCTGGCTGACGGCCTATTCGATGCCCGGCCAGGTCGGCGCAGGCGAAGGCTATGCCGTGTTCCACCCGAACTACCGCGGCTCGACCGCCTATGGCACGGCCTTCTCGAAAGCCCACCAGAACGACTATGCGGGCAAGGAGTTCAACGACATCGTCGATGCCAAGCGCCATCTCGTGGCCGAAGGTATTGCCGATGGCGACCGCACCGGCATCACCGGCGGTTCCTACGGCGGCTACGCCAGCGCATGGGGCGCGACCGCGCTGAGCGAGGAATATGCCGCAGCCGTCATGTTCGTCGGCATTTCGAACCAGATCAGCAAGTTCGGCACGACCGACATCCCGGTCGAGATGTTCAACGTCCACAGCCGCAAGTGGCCGTGGGAGAACTGGATGGGCATGCTCGAAGTCTCGCCGATCTACCACGTCGACAAGGCCGAGACGCCGATCCTGATCATGCACGGTGCGGAAGACACCCGCGTTGCGCCGAGCCAGAGCTACGAGCTTTACCGCAACATCAAGGTGCGCAAGCCCGACACTCCGGTTCGCCTCGTGCTCTATCCGGGCGAGGGTCACGGCAACCGTCTCGCGGCAAGCCGCTACGACTACAACCTGCGCATGATGCGCTGGTTCGACACTTATCTGAAGACCGGCGACCGCGACGCGCCGCTGCCTGCACCGCGTCCGCAGCTTGCCGAAGGTGCCAAGGGCGCGAAGGCCAGCGAAGAATAA
- a CDS encoding MipA/OmpV family protein: MRFVPIAAALAAFSASPALAQDGPPVPPGPPAEGESVFDDTWVSIGIGASYGPSYDGSDDYVISVLPVVQGSIEGFSIRPRPAGLMIDLIRDRSVDGGPTVSFGPAMRLRTDRADQIEDPVVIAAGELDRAFEIGPSAGLSFPGVLNPFDSLSVDVDARWDVAGAHGGMVIDPSISYFTPVSRGAAVSLSLGAEYGSDDFADYYYSVSPAQSVASGLPTFQADGGFNSVSVSALGVVDFDGDLTNGGFGAVLIGGYSRLINDAADSPYTSLVGDRDQFFTAVGIAYTF, from the coding sequence ATGCGTTTCGTACCGATTGCCGCGGCGCTCGCCGCCTTTTCAGCTTCGCCCGCGCTGGCACAGGACGGACCGCCCGTGCCGCCCGGCCCGCCGGCCGAAGGCGAGAGCGTGTTCGACGACACCTGGGTGAGCATCGGCATCGGTGCATCCTACGGGCCGTCCTACGACGGTTCGGACGACTATGTGATCTCCGTCTTGCCGGTGGTGCAGGGCAGCATCGAAGGCTTTTCGATCCGCCCGCGTCCGGCTGGCCTGATGATCGACCTCATCCGTGACAGGAGCGTGGACGGCGGCCCGACGGTCAGCTTCGGCCCGGCAATGCGGCTGCGCACCGACCGGGCCGACCAGATCGAGGACCCGGTAGTCATCGCCGCCGGCGAACTCGACCGTGCGTTCGAGATCGGCCCGAGTGCCGGGCTCAGCTTTCCCGGCGTGCTCAACCCGTTCGACAGCCTCAGCGTCGATGTCGATGCGCGCTGGGATGTTGCCGGTGCACATGGCGGCATGGTGATCGACCCGAGCATTTCCTACTTCACGCCGGTCAGCCGCGGTGCTGCCGTCTCTCTCTCGCTCGGCGCGGAATATGGGAGCGACGATTTCGCGGACTATTATTACTCGGTCAGCCCCGCCCAGTCGGTCGCGAGCGGATTGCCGACCTTCCAGGCAGATGGCGGTTTCAATTCGGTCAGCGTGAGCGCGCTCGGCGTGGTCGACTTCGATGGCGACCTGACCAACGGAGGCTTCGGCGCGGTTCTTATCGGCGGCTATTCGCGGCTGATCAACGATGCGGCGGACAGCCCCTACACCAGCCTCGTTGGCGACAGGGACCAGTTCTTCACTGCGGTCGGGATCGCCTATACCTTCTGA
- a CDS encoding DUF2585 family protein, translating into MLRMGETLYPHRRAIVATLVLLAVSLAVLFAMDRPPICTCGEVKLWHGVVQSSGNSQHITDWYSPSHFIHGIIMYGLAWLLWDKWALFGGKVAPWALPIAVLVEAAWEISENTPAVIDRYREVTISWGYSGDSIVNSMSDIGWMIAGFMLAARISWKASAALSVVLEAVALWAIRDNLTLNVIMLFWPIEAIRQWQGMG; encoded by the coding sequence ATGCTTCGCATGGGCGAAACGCTTTATCCGCACCGGCGCGCCATTGTGGCCACACTCGTGCTGTTGGCCGTTTCGCTCGCGGTGCTGTTCGCGATGGATCGCCCTCCAATCTGCACTTGCGGCGAGGTCAAGCTGTGGCACGGCGTGGTGCAATCTTCGGGCAACAGCCAGCACATCACGGACTGGTACAGCCCGAGCCATTTCATCCACGGCATCATCATGTACGGCCTTGCATGGCTGCTGTGGGACAAGTGGGCGCTTTTCGGCGGCAAGGTCGCCCCCTGGGCCCTGCCGATCGCGGTGCTGGTCGAGGCCGCCTGGGAAATCTCGGAGAACACACCCGCCGTCATCGATCGCTACCGCGAAGTGACGATCAGCTGGGGCTATTCCGGCGACAGCATCGTCAATTCGATGAGCGATATCGGCTGGATGATCGCAGGTTTCATGCTCGCTGCGCGCATCTCGTGGAAGGCGAGCGCTGCGCTCTCGGTGGTGCTCGAAGCGGTCGCCTTGTGGGCCATTCGCGACAATCTGACGCTGAATGTGATAATGCTGTTCTGGCCGATCGAGGCGATCCGCCAATGGCAAGGCATGGGCTGA